In Nitrosococcus oceani ATCC 19707, the following proteins share a genomic window:
- the prsR gene encoding PEP-CTERM-box response regulator transcription factor, with translation MSSKKNLLIVEDDLGLQGQLRWAFCGYEIAVAKDRQEAVALVRRHEPPVVTLDLGLPPNPGGVSEGMASLQEILALAPYTKIIVITGNDSQEHAVQAVGAGAYDFYSKPIDPDILKLTIDRAYRLYELEMENRRLRRAGHSSLEGVIAVSPGMKKICRTIEKIAPADVTAFILGESGTGKEVIARALHQLSYRREQTFVAINCAAIPENLLESELFGHEKGAFTGAVRQTRGKIEYAHEGTLFLDEIGDLPRGLQAKLLRFLQERVIERVGGREEIPVDVRVICATNQDLKELIAQNQFREDLYYRIAEVTVTLPPLRERPGDAVVIGRALLEHFSRTQGKAVRGFTDDAIRAIETHTWPGNVRELENCIKRAVIMVEGNRIASEDLDLPASASPEQQSLSLNLRQIREHTEREALTRAITLVNGNLSRAAELLGVTRPTLYALLDKYEMRG, from the coding sequence ATGAGCAGTAAGAAAAACTTGCTGATCGTGGAAGATGATCTTGGCTTGCAGGGCCAGTTGCGGTGGGCTTTTTGTGGTTATGAAATAGCAGTAGCTAAGGATCGTCAGGAAGCGGTTGCATTAGTACGCCGCCATGAACCTCCGGTAGTAACGTTAGATCTTGGTTTGCCTCCTAACCCTGGTGGCGTCAGCGAAGGCATGGCCTCCTTGCAGGAAATCCTGGCTCTGGCGCCCTATACCAAAATCATTGTGATCACAGGGAATGACAGCCAGGAGCATGCGGTGCAAGCAGTGGGGGCGGGTGCCTACGATTTTTATTCGAAGCCCATCGATCCCGACATTCTTAAATTGACGATTGATCGGGCTTACCGGCTTTATGAATTGGAGATGGAAAATCGGCGTTTACGGCGGGCTGGTCATTCCTCCCTGGAAGGGGTGATTGCCGTCAGCCCTGGAATGAAGAAAATATGTCGTACCATTGAGAAGATCGCACCCGCTGATGTCACTGCGTTTATTTTGGGTGAGAGCGGTACAGGCAAGGAAGTTATTGCTCGGGCCTTGCACCAACTGAGCTATCGCCGAGAGCAAACTTTCGTGGCTATTAACTGCGCGGCTATTCCGGAGAACCTTTTGGAAAGCGAGCTTTTTGGCCATGAAAAAGGAGCCTTTACGGGGGCTGTGAGACAAACCCGGGGCAAGATTGAATACGCTCATGAGGGTACTTTGTTCTTAGATGAAATCGGGGATTTGCCCCGGGGCCTCCAGGCCAAGCTGCTGCGTTTTCTGCAAGAACGGGTGATTGAGCGGGTGGGTGGCCGTGAAGAAATCCCTGTGGATGTGCGGGTTATCTGCGCGACCAACCAGGATTTAAAAGAGCTTATTGCTCAAAACCAATTTCGGGAAGATCTATATTATCGAATTGCCGAAGTTACCGTGACTCTTCCGCCTTTGCGGGAACGCCCGGGCGATGCGGTAGTCATTGGGCGGGCGCTGCTTGAGCATTTTTCGCGCACGCAGGGTAAAGCGGTCCGCGGTTTTACAGATGATGCTATTAGAGCTATTGAGACTCATACCTGGCCTGGCAATGTTAGAGAACTAGAAAATTGCATAAAACGGGCTGTGATAATGGTGGAAGGCAACCGTATTGCGTCGGAAGATTTAGACTTGCCCGCCTCTGCCTCCCCCGAACAGCAATCTTTGTCCTTAAATTTGCGTCAAATACGGGAGCATACTGAACGGGAGGCGCTTACCCGCGCCATCACCTTGGTGAATGGCAATCTCTCACGGGCAGCGGAACTCTTAGGGGTGACTCGTCCTACTTTATACGCATTATTAGATAAATATGAAATGCGTGGTTAA